The genomic stretch AACACAGCATTAATCGCATTAGGTTTTAAATTTTTTCTTAACCAATCCCTCGCAAATAAAGCACTATCATATAATTTTGTGCCACCTCTCGCCTGTAAACTACTGATATATTTAATGCCATTATTTTTGCCTTCTGGAGTACCTTTAATAATGATAGGAGGATTAATTTCATCACTAAAAGTTATTAATACAATTTCCTCTTTTACACCCAAATTTTGCACATAATTAAGTAACGTATTTTGCACTGCTGACATTTTTTGTCCTCGCATTGAACCAGAAATGTCCACAACGATCGCTACTTGAGAGGGTTTTTTAGCATAATCCTGCCAATTTTTAAGCATGGCTTCCACCACTTCTGGTTTAGGTGGACGATAAGACTCATAATTAGGATTAGGATTAACACCAAATTGAGCATTGAATTTGTTACTTAGAGGAATACCCGGAATACCGGGGCGCAATCCTAACTCGGAGGCAAGGGTTTGTAATTCAGGAGTTAACATAAAATCTAGCACTTTTTGCGCGCCTTCTTTTTCCTCCTCTGACACCCATGGGGCGTTAGGTAGCATACCCCGAATGTTAGAACTAAAGGTGGCTTTAGGATATACTGCCTGATATTGGTTATTGCCTTGACTGTTAGCACGAATAACTAAAGACTCATACACAGAGCCTACATTTGCCCAAAACACTCCATTTTCCACCATTGAATTAGCCAAAGAGGTGGTAGAAACTCCATAGCGAGTAATTTTTTCTTGAATAGCTTTTACTTTATCTTGATATTTTGTCACATCTTCGATCGTTAAATCTTGAGGGGGTTTATTGGCAACAGAAGCAAATTGAGCAACCAGAGTTTGCAGTCCAGAGTTCGATCGAGTGGGTGCAGTTTGCACAAAATAGATAGGTAAGGGTTGACTATTGGGATCTAATTGTTGATAATTATTATAATTGGCTAAACCTGTGTAAATATTCGGGGTTTTTTCTAAGGCTGGTGCTAACTCTTTTGTAGTCATGAACACCATTGGACTAAAAACAATTAAAGGAGTGTCTGTAATCGCAGGAATATAGTTTTTTCCCGGAAAAATCTTGTCAATTTGATAAATTAATTGATTCTGATATATCTCTCCATCTACTGCAATTAAAGAAGGAAATTGAGCATCTTCCCCTAAAATTGTCCCATCGGATAACTGTTGTGCTAGTGATACAACTTCATTAATAACATCTCCACTTCCTTTTGCATCACAGGTTAACAAAAAAGATTTACCGTTACTTAATTTCGGATTTGTGGCATTAAGTTTTGTTGCTGTTTGTTGACAAAATTCCCCTAAGTCGCTACCTACTAAAAATTTAATAGAAATCCCTGAAGTTTGATTATTATTACTATTTCTTTGATTACAAGATGAGAGTAATAGTAATGGAGTTACAATAAAAGGAAAGATTGACTTAAGTTTGAAGACCATCGAGAAAAAAGTTTATTTCTAGGTTTTGTCGTCAACCCAAATCAGTGATATAAATATGGTACGGGCATTTTTGCTTTTACGCAAATTTTCATAAATGATTTCGGTTTAATCCAATCATAACCGATCGATCTTTGAATCTAGGTTAAGTAATTATTAACTTTCATCCCCTTTCATTGTATTTCAACAATCAAGTTATTAACTTTCAAAGTAAGGATTATGAAACACTTTTTCCCCAAGATCATTATTAGCATTAGTCTTTTGTCTGTATCTTTTTCAGTTTACCCTGTACAGGCACAATCACAAAGAAATATTTATACTTGTATTTCCGATCGAGGTAAACCTACTACTATAGTCGATACAAAGAGAGGTAGAATCAGACTAATTGTCTGGGAAAGTAATTATTTTGGTAGTTCAGGATGGACACCGCAAAAAAGATGTGAAGAAATAACAAAAAGGTTTCAAAAATATTCTGATGATGGAACTTTAAGACAAATTACCACAGGTAAAATTATTGCTTCCAATGGAGGAATTTATAATATCGTCTGTGTAGCAAATAATCAACCCGGTACTCAAGGGCAATGCTTAAAAGATGGGTTACTTTTGACTCTCGAATCAGGAGATAATCCTAAACAAGTTTTAAATAGCTTATTTCAATCCGCTAGAGATGTCGGTTTACCAGCTTTTAAAAGGGGAACAGAGTCTTTTAATCTCCTACAATATTTAGAACAAGCTCCCTTAATGGAAGCAGTACAAGAGAATAATACATCTTCCTCTGAAAATACCACAATCATAAAAGATACGATCGAACAAACAGAAAAAAATACAGA from Geminocystis sp. NIES-3709 encodes the following:
- a CDS encoding COP23 domain-containing protein produces the protein MKHFFPKIIISISLLSVSFSVYPVQAQSQRNIYTCISDRGKPTTIVDTKRGRIRLIVWESNYFGSSGWTPQKRCEEITKRFQKYSDDGTLRQITTGKIIASNGGIYNIVCVANNQPGTQGQCLKDGLLLTLESGDNPKQVLNSLFQSARDVGLPAFKRGTESFNLLQYLEQAPLMEAVQENNTSSSENTTIIKDTIEQTEKNTENNTCPAILCN
- a CDS encoding extracellular solute-binding protein; this translates as MVFKLKSIFPFIVTPLLLLSSCNQRNSNNNQTSGISIKFLVGSDLGEFCQQTATKLNATNPKLSNGKSFLLTCDAKGSGDVINEVVSLAQQLSDGTILGEDAQFPSLIAVDGEIYQNQLIYQIDKIFPGKNYIPAITDTPLIVFSPMVFMTTKELAPALEKTPNIYTGLANYNNYQQLDPNSQPLPIYFVQTAPTRSNSGLQTLVAQFASVANKPPQDLTIEDVTKYQDKVKAIQEKITRYGVSTTSLANSMVENGVFWANVGSVYESLVIRANSQGNNQYQAVYPKATFSSNIRGMLPNAPWVSEEEKEGAQKVLDFMLTPELQTLASELGLRPGIPGIPLSNKFNAQFGVNPNPNYESYRPPKPEVVEAMLKNWQDYAKKPSQVAIVVDISGSMRGQKMSAVQNTLLNYVQNLGVKEEIVLITFSDEINPPIIIKGTPEGKNNGIKYISSLQARGGTKLYDSALFARDWLRKNLKPNAINAVLILTDGEDSGSGITLPNLEAQLQKSGFNSDERIAFFTVGYGNDGEFNSQVLEEIAKINNGYYRKGDPSTIDQVMNNLQVEF